One window of the Pyrinomonadaceae bacterium genome contains the following:
- a CDS encoding ABC transporter ATP-binding protein, protein MNLALRVENLSKQYRIYAKPIDRLKESLTRGRLKRHQEFWALQDVSFEIEKGTTTGIIGPNGSGKSTLLQIITGTLEPTHGSVHYDGRIAALLELGAGFNPEFTGIENIFMNSSLMGFSRSQTEKLLPEIERFAEIGDFVHQPVKTYSSGMYVRLAFAIAATIEPDVLLVDEALAVGDSVFQNRCLRRIDELQERGTTVLFVSHDLAAVRALCSRAILMNHGKIIADGAPPDVLNLYQKIIMDRELAFDAETERTTDAELAELQIFEPPAYTYRHGNHAAELVAAELKDANHRRVEIVETGAAVTMRIVARANRHIDNPVIGFLIRNRHGISAFGTNTEEQQIEFGAIQRGDALEVKFAFNCWLGVDQYSISCAIHSRDGEAYDWMDGVIFFRVTSAILTEGVANLNATATARRIEQGSSKTLDAHQLDSAAEPVTAV, encoded by the coding sequence GTGAATTTGGCCCTCCGCGTCGAAAATCTTTCCAAGCAATATCGCATCTATGCGAAGCCGATCGACCGCCTGAAAGAGTCGCTCACGCGCGGACGTCTTAAGCGCCATCAGGAGTTCTGGGCACTGCAAGACGTCAGCTTCGAAATTGAAAAGGGAACCACAACCGGAATCATCGGACCGAACGGCAGCGGTAAATCGACGCTGTTACAGATCATCACCGGCACGCTCGAGCCGACGCACGGCAGCGTCCACTACGACGGACGGATCGCCGCGCTGCTCGAGTTGGGTGCCGGTTTTAATCCTGAGTTCACGGGCATTGAGAACATCTTCATGAATTCGTCGCTCATGGGTTTCTCACGCTCTCAGACCGAAAAGCTGCTGCCGGAAATCGAGCGCTTCGCCGAAATTGGCGACTTCGTTCATCAACCCGTCAAAACGTATTCCAGCGGCATGTACGTGCGGCTCGCGTTTGCCATTGCGGCCACCATCGAACCGGATGTTCTCCTGGTGGACGAAGCGCTGGCGGTGGGTGATTCCGTTTTTCAGAATCGCTGCCTGCGCCGCATCGACGAATTGCAGGAGCGCGGCACCACCGTGTTATTCGTTTCGCATGATCTGGCAGCCGTACGAGCGCTGTGCTCGCGCGCCATCCTGATGAATCATGGGAAGATAATCGCCGACGGGGCGCCGCCTGACGTACTGAACCTCTACCAGAAGATCATTATGGACCGCGAGCTCGCTTTCGACGCCGAAACAGAGCGCACGACTGACGCCGAGCTCGCGGAACTTCAAATTTTTGAGCCGCCTGCTTATACCTATCGTCATGGAAATCACGCCGCTGAACTGGTCGCTGCCGAACTGAAGGACGCAAATCACCGGCGCGTCGAAATCGTTGAGACAGGAGCTGCCGTCACGATGCGCATCGTGGCTCGGGCAAATCGCCACATAGATAATCCGGTCATCGGCTTCCTGATTCGCAACCGGCACGGCATCAGCGCCTTTGGCACCAATACGGAGGAGCAGCAGATCGAGTTTGGCGCAATCCAACGTGGCGACGCGCTCGAGGTGAAGTTCGCTTTCAACTGTTGGCTGGGTGTGGATCAGTATTCGATCTCCTGCGCCATTCACAGCCGGGACGGCGAGGCATATGATTGGATGGACGGTGTAATTTTCTTTCGCGTAACCAGTGCGATATTGACTGAAGGCGTCGCCAATCTGAATGCGACCGCAACCGCGCGGCGAATCGAACAGGGCAGTTCGAAAACGCTCGACGCTCACCAACTTGATTCGGCTGCCGAACCCGTGACGGCCGTCTGA